Part of the Caulifigura coniformis genome, AGTTCACTCCCGCGGATCACCGGGCTGCGGCTGGAAGTCTTTCCGCATTCCCTGAACACCGACGGAAAGCTTTCAAGGGGGGCGAGCGGAGAGTTCATCCTGACGGACGTGAAGCTGCAGGTTCGGCAGGCCGGCCGGAGCGAGATTCGCGACATCGATCTCGAGTCGGCCGTGGCGGATGTCGAGCGGGATGTGAAAGGCAGGAACTATGGCAAGATCGTCGACACGCTGGATGACGATCCTCGCAACGGCTGGACGACCGAGTCGCACGATCCGAAGAGCCGGCATGTGGCGGTGTTCGCGTTGAAGGAACCGCTCGTACTCCAGGCGGATGAGGAATTGATCTTCGTGATGCTGCACCGTTCGACCAGCGGGGATGCCAACATTGGCCGGTTCCGGGTTTCGGTGACGGACCAGCCGGGTGAGGCCGTGCGTTCGCTGAACGCCATGCCTCTCGAGCAGCTGGCGGCGGCGGGCGTCAACGATCCCGCGACCATCGAAAGTGGCCTCCACGACCGGCTGTTTGAGCAGTTTCTCGTCGATCACGCCGAGTACCAGAAAGCAAAGACGCTGCTCGACGGGGCGAAACAACAACTGCGAAGCGTTCAGAAGTCATCCGGTGAGCTGAACGTGATGGTGCTCGCCGAACGCGCCGAGCCACGACCGACCTACATCCTGGAACGGGGCGTGTGGGACAAGAAGGGGCAGGAGGTCGGTCGTGCCGTGCCGGCAGCGGTGCTGGATCGTCCGCCGGAGCAGGTGCGGACTCGCCTGGATCTGGCGAAGTGGATTGTCGACCGTGAGAACCCACTCACGGCGCGGGTGGTGGTGAATCACCTGTGGCAGCTCTGCTTTGGCGCCGGCCTCGTCCGCACGTCCGAAGACTTTGGATTGCAGGGGGAGTTTCCGACGCATCCCGACCTGCTCGACTGGCTGGCCGTCGAACTGGTGGAAAGCGGCTGGGACCTGCAGCATGTCCTGCGGCTCATTGTGACCAGTGAGACTTACCAGCAGGACTGCCGTGTTTCGGCCGAGCTGTGGAAGCTCGATCCGGAGAACCGATTCCTCGCGCGCGGCGCGCGGTTTCGGCTTCCCAGCTGGATGATCCGGGATGCGGCGCTCACCAGCAGCGGGCTGTTGAATCCCGCACTCGGTGGGCCGCCGGTGTTTCCGTACCAGCCGGAAGGAGTCTGGGCCGAGAATACGATGGGACGATTCGGCTACGAGCCGAGTCAGGGGCCGGCCCAGTTCCGGCGGACGGTGTATGCGTTCTGGCGACGGTCGTCCGCACCGACGTTTCTCTTCGACACGGCCCAGCGGAGAGTGTGCGAGGTTCGAGCCCGACAGACCAATACGCCGCTGCAGGCGTTGACGCTGCTGAATGACGCCACACAACTGGAGGCATCGCGCGAGGTGGCGCGTCGAGCCATCGAGAGTTCTCCCCAACCGGGTGAGCGATTGCAGTTCCTGTTCGAGTCGATTGTGTCGCGCGTTCCTTCCGCCGCCGAGGCCGCATTGCTGGCGGCGCAATTGCGAACGGCGGAGGCAGCGTATCGCGACGAGCCGGGGGAGGCCGCAAAGCTGCTGGACTTCGGGCAGTCGGACCTCGATTCGTCAGGAAACGGGGCCGAACTCGCGGCGTACATGGTCGTGGCGAGCCTGGTGTTCAATCTCGATGAGGCGATCACGCATGAATAACCACCACGCGAACGCGGGCTTGCATGGCCGGGATGCGCAAGAAGTGTCGCGACGGCATTTCCTCAGGAACACGTCGGGACTCAGCCTTGGCTCGATCGCACTCGGGATGCTCGCGCAGCAGGGGTCGGCGGCGCTCGCGCACGATGTCTCTGCACTCGGGCTGCCGGACCTCCCTCATGCGCGGCCGCGCGCGAAGCAGGTGATTTTCCTCACGCAGTCGGGCGGCCCCTCACAGATCGAGTTGTTCGACCACAAGCCCGGGCTCACCGAGTGGGCCGGCAAGGAACTCCCCGACAGCGTCCGCCAGGGGCAGCGGCTGACGACAATGACCGCCAACCAGAAGCAACTGGTGATGCCGGCCCGCACGCAGTTCGGGCGATATGGCGAGAGCGGCGCCACGATTGGCGAATGGCTGCCGCACACAGCCGGCGTCGTCGATGACCTCTGCTTCGTCAAATCGATGGTGACGGACGAGATCAACCACGCCCCCGCCATGACGAAGTTCCTGACCGGGCATCAACTCCCCGGACGACCGAGCCTGGGAACGTGGGCCAGCTATGGGCTCGGGAGCGAGAACAGGAACCTGCCGGACTACCTGGTGCTGATCTCGCGGATGAAGAGGCCAAGCGACCAGCCGCTGTACGACCACTACTGGGGGAGCGGCTTCCTGCCGTCGCGCTACCAGGGGG contains:
- a CDS encoding PSD1 and planctomycete cytochrome C domain-containing protein yields the protein MIAAGATDVGKGRSLPGVVVALVAVAMGSFSSADDIRFSRDVLPILSDRCFHCHGPDPSHREADLRLDERESAIAQRDGKAAIVPGRPEDSEILRRIMSDDPDELMPPPASHRKPLSRKERETLHRWIAEGAVWGRHWAFERPVRPAVPAGAKHPIDAFVSAQLKEQGLKLSKPASRATLIRRLSFDLTGLPPGRADLQSFVADDSEEAEARLVDRLFKSPHYGERMAMWWLDAARYSDTDGFQADATRTNWPWRDWVIQSFNANKRFDQFTIEQFAGDLLPDAAPEQILATCFHRNHMTNGEGGRDPEESRIDYVIDRVNTTGTVWLGLTLGCTQCHSHKFDPISHQDYYSLFAFFDSIDEDGKAGTAAKPYLKFKSPLAQRAVEEAQRVVSARTPIVEAARQRADAEFQGWLASEVAAVQKDGFQPWRPLTPNLLESIEGTRLSMEADGVIQASGPNPRQDDYRLLATSSLPRITGLRLEVFPHSLNTDGKLSRGASGEFILTDVKLQVRQAGRSEIRDIDLESAVADVERDVKGRNYGKIVDTLDDDPRNGWTTESHDPKSRHVAVFALKEPLVLQADEELIFVMLHRSTSGDANIGRFRVSVTDQPGEAVRSLNAMPLEQLAAAGVNDPATIESGLHDRLFEQFLVDHAEYQKAKTLLDGAKQQLRSVQKSSGELNVMVLAERAEPRPTYILERGVWDKKGQEVGRAVPAAVLDRPPEQVRTRLDLAKWIVDRENPLTARVVVNHLWQLCFGAGLVRTSEDFGLQGEFPTHPDLLDWLAVELVESGWDLQHVLRLIVTSETYQQDCRVSAELWKLDPENRFLARGARFRLPSWMIRDAALTSSGLLNPALGGPPVFPYQPEGVWAENTMGRFGYEPSQGPAQFRRTVYAFWRRSSAPTFLFDTAQRRVCEVRARQTNTPLQALTLLNDATQLEASREVARRAIESSPQPGERLQFLFESIVSRVPSAAEAALLAAQLRTAEAAYRDEPGEAAKLLDFGQSDLDSSGNGAELAAYMVVASLVFNLDEAITHE